A section of the Alkalihalobacillus sp. LMS39 genome encodes:
- a CDS encoding glycosyltransferase produces the protein MKVGVVLPVYHQKPAYVFECLQAMDKQTYKNFKLIIVIDGANQQTVNATYAAAKQLRCSHKIIHRKENKGIAHSLNQGFHHLKDCPYLTWISSDNRQHPQFLNRLVKAMKNAPPNTALVYSLYWPINEHGKRMEPLDGWFASMKKLMNRGKEQILSTCFVGASFLFTRTAYEQAGGYDPKYGVVSDYEFWVRLKDYGEFKYLAMPLMEYRLNGKHSLTTLTPKEELYLQSMKASIDYRKKNNMIPVVTVIITAHNHENYIEQCVESVLSQTFPHFNIVLIDVGSTDETAHKLHHWHDNRIIPLRIGKRTKPEALNVGLQYALGEYVLELDGDDWLDPQTLETMVNEMANQPEDVGLAYANRKLWFESDKELQEGPVVSGLPYENKYEVLSTMQTHCPRLFRKSALEAVNGWETVIRGETLDVDDYLMFLKMAENFKLHWINAALYHQRRHQTNLTIEKKDQLKHQFQLIVFEMLERWGNEFAPQFEESDGAISKVNLIKK, from the coding sequence ATGAAAGTTGGGGTTGTTCTACCTGTCTACCACCAAAAGCCCGCTTATGTATTTGAATGTTTACAAGCAATGGATAAACAAACGTATAAAAACTTCAAACTGATCATTGTTATTGATGGAGCGAATCAACAAACTGTCAATGCAACATATGCAGCCGCAAAACAATTGCGCTGCTCTCATAAAATCATTCACCGCAAGGAAAATAAAGGAATAGCCCATTCATTAAATCAAGGCTTTCACCATTTAAAGGATTGCCCTTATTTAACTTGGATTTCTAGTGATAACCGCCAGCATCCACAGTTTTTAAATCGTTTAGTCAAAGCCATGAAAAATGCCCCTCCAAATACAGCTTTAGTTTATTCTCTATATTGGCCAATTAATGAGCATGGAAAACGGATGGAACCATTAGATGGTTGGTTTGCTTCAATGAAAAAGTTAATGAATAGAGGTAAAGAGCAAATATTATCAACCTGTTTTGTTGGTGCGTCTTTTTTATTTACTCGAACAGCTTATGAACAAGCTGGTGGCTATGACCCGAAATATGGTGTTGTTTCGGATTATGAGTTTTGGGTCCGCCTTAAAGATTATGGAGAGTTTAAATATTTAGCGATGCCATTAATGGAATACCGTTTAAATGGTAAGCATTCGTTAACAACGTTAACACCGAAAGAAGAATTATATTTACAAAGCATGAAGGCGAGTATTGACTACCGTAAGAAAAACAATATGATTCCAGTCGTTACCGTCATTATTACTGCTCATAACCATGAAAACTATATTGAGCAATGTGTCGAAAGTGTCCTATCTCAAACATTCCCCCACTTCAATATTGTATTAATTGACGTTGGCTCCACGGATGAAACAGCGCATAAACTTCATCATTGGCATGACAATCGCATTATTCCTCTTCGCATTGGAAAAAGAACGAAACCTGAAGCATTAAATGTAGGCTTACAATATGCGCTTGGAGAATATGTGCTTGAGCTTGATGGGGACGATTGGCTTGACCCTCAAACACTGGAAACAATGGTAAATGAAATGGCCAACCAACCTGAAGATGTAGGGTTAGCTTACGCAAATCGCAAACTATGGTTTGAATCAGATAAAGAGTTACAAGAGGGTCCTGTTGTTTCAGGACTTCCTTATGAAAATAAATATGAAGTCTTATCAACAATGCAGACTCATTGTCCACGACTATTTAGAAAAAGTGCTTTAGAAGCTGTTAATGGCTGGGAGACAGTCATTCGAGGTGAAACACTGGATGTTGATGATTATTTAATGTTTCTCAAAATGGCTGAAAATTTTAAACTTCATTGGATCAATGCAGCATTATATCACCAAAGAAGACATCAAACAAACTTGACTATTGAAAAAAAAGACCAGTTAAAACATCAATTTCAACTTATTGTATTTGAAATGTTAGAGCGCTGGGGAAATGAATTTGCACCTCAATTTGAAGAGTCTGACGGTGCCATTTCCAAAGTGAATTTAATAAAAAAATAA
- a CDS encoding DUF2974 domain-containing protein encodes MANIIDYLDWRGDLSLKQSPFNEVDNLVLSQMAYINFEEIVSPVESNESITIKEAAERYFALHSDEKIKDFGYLVRISVPLLKKMSQSHRFGNAKLAKYVNVVDIYEQKQFSAIHIMLEDGTIYVAYRGTDNTIIGWKENFTMTFMTPIPSQIEAVHYLEETVKDTENELRIGGHSKGGNLAVYAAIHCSPSIQSRIMQVYNNDGPGFESKITQSKEYQNMLQRIKTILPQSSIVGMLLEHEEEYSVVKSSQVGFLQHDALSWEVVGKQFIIVERVAKESQLLDVTLKAWLNKMDKEQRERFVDAMFYVFHQTNVNSFDDLSHQKWKKVTEMIKVVKHMSPENKEILTRTFSLLFEEGKRVYRESKMAAKEKEERKR; translated from the coding sequence ATGGCAAATATCATTGATTATTTAGATTGGCGCGGAGATTTATCATTGAAACAGTCACCATTTAATGAGGTAGATAATCTTGTGTTGTCACAAATGGCTTATATAAACTTTGAAGAAATCGTTTCACCTGTGGAAAGTAACGAAAGCATTACGATTAAAGAAGCCGCAGAGCGTTATTTTGCTTTACATTCAGATGAAAAAATCAAGGACTTTGGATATTTAGTTCGAATTTCTGTTCCGTTACTGAAAAAAATGAGTCAATCTCATCGTTTTGGAAATGCGAAGTTAGCAAAGTACGTAAATGTTGTTGATATTTATGAGCAAAAACAGTTTTCTGCCATTCACATTATGTTAGAAGACGGAACAATCTATGTTGCATATAGAGGGACAGACAATACAATTATCGGATGGAAAGAGAACTTTACAATGACGTTTATGACACCCATCCCTTCTCAAATTGAGGCGGTTCATTATCTAGAAGAAACCGTAAAAGATACAGAAAATGAACTCAGAATTGGAGGTCATTCCAAAGGCGGAAATCTTGCTGTTTATGCGGCTATTCATTGTTCTCCTTCGATTCAGTCAAGAATTATGCAAGTGTATAATAATGACGGCCCTGGTTTTGAAAGTAAGATAACACAAAGCAAAGAATACCAAAACATGCTCCAACGGATAAAAACGATTCTTCCCCAGTCTTCCATTGTCGGAATGCTTCTTGAACATGAGGAAGAATATAGTGTCGTGAAAAGTAGTCAAGTCGGCTTTTTGCAACATGACGCTTTATCATGGGAAGTAGTAGGCAAGCAGTTTATTATTGTTGAACGGGTTGCAAAAGAAAGTCAACTATTAGATGTGACATTAAAAGCGTGGCTTAATAAAATGGATAAAGAACAACGCGAGCGGTTTGTGGATGCGATGTTTTATGTGTTCCATCAAACAAATGTAAATAGCTTTGATGATTTATCTCACCAAAAGTGGAAAAAGGTGACAGAGATGATTAAAGTGGTCAAACATATGTCACCAGAAAATAAAGAAATATTAACTAGAACCTTTTCGTTACTTTTTGAAGAAGGGAAACGAGTATACAGAGAATCCAAAATGGCAGCGAAAGAAAAAGAAGAAAGGAAACGGTAA